Proteins from a genomic interval of Brachybacterium vulturis:
- the metX gene encoding homoserine O-acetyltransferase MetX, whose translation MTILGEHRDLDAAVSVQDGASGPGSPAPSTGSTGGAWHPRHGIGERRFAGIGALALESGAVLPDVTLAYESWGRLDEDRGNAVLVLHALTGDSHLRGPAGRSHPSAGWWEEMVGPGRPIDTDRFHVIAPNVLGGCQGSTGPSSPAPDGRAFGSRFPVLTTRDQVAAERRLREQLGIERWALVIGGSMGGMRALEWGVSYPEEVERLAVIASSARATADQIAWNNAQIASIRLDPEFRGGDYYDTGTGDGPRTGLGIARRIAHTTYRTAEELEDRFGNRPQGQEDPFDGRGRHQVTSYLDHHAGKLARRFDANSYLTLAETMSTHDVGRGRGGAAIALQRVTARTLVVAIDSDRLFPPALVQEAALHIPRSAWHVASSPIGHDAFLLTHPGLEKWISELLAV comes from the coding sequence ATGACGATTCTCGGAGAGCACCGCGACCTCGATGCGGCCGTCTCCGTCCAGGACGGAGCGTCGGGCCCGGGATCGCCGGCGCCGTCGACCGGCAGCACGGGCGGGGCATGGCATCCGCGGCACGGGATCGGGGAGCGCCGCTTCGCCGGGATCGGTGCGCTCGCGCTCGAGAGCGGCGCCGTGCTCCCGGACGTCACCCTCGCCTACGAGAGCTGGGGGAGGCTGGACGAGGACCGTGGCAATGCCGTGCTGGTGCTGCACGCGCTGACCGGGGACTCCCACCTGCGCGGACCGGCCGGGCGATCGCATCCGAGCGCCGGCTGGTGGGAGGAGATGGTCGGTCCCGGCCGGCCGATCGACACCGACCGCTTCCACGTCATCGCCCCGAACGTCCTCGGCGGCTGTCAGGGCAGCACCGGCCCGAGCTCTCCGGCTCCGGACGGCCGCGCCTTCGGCTCGCGGTTCCCGGTCCTGACCACTCGGGACCAGGTGGCCGCCGAGCGTCGGCTGCGCGAGCAGCTCGGCATCGAGCGCTGGGCCCTGGTGATCGGCGGCTCCATGGGCGGGATGCGCGCCCTCGAATGGGGCGTCTCCTACCCGGAGGAGGTGGAGCGACTGGCCGTGATCGCCTCCTCGGCCCGGGCGACGGCGGACCAGATCGCCTGGAACAACGCTCAGATCGCCTCCATCCGGCTCGACCCGGAGTTCCGTGGCGGCGACTACTACGACACCGGCACCGGCGACGGCCCCCGCACCGGGCTCGGCATCGCCCGCCGCATCGCGCACACCACCTACCGCACCGCCGAGGAGCTCGAGGACCGCTTCGGCAACCGCCCCCAGGGGCAGGAGGACCCCTTCGACGGCCGCGGCAGGCACCAGGTGACCAGCTATCTCGATCATCATGCGGGCAAGCTCGCCCGCCGGTTCGACGCGAACTCCTATCTCACCCTGGCCGAGACGATGAGCACGCACGACGTGGGGCGCGGCCGCGGCGGCGCGGCCATCGCGCTGCAGCGGGTCACGGCCCGCACCCTCGTGGTCGCCATCGACTCCGATCGCCTGTTCCCGCCCGCGCTGGTGCAGGAGGCGGCGCTCCACATCCCCCGGTCCGCATGGCACGTGGCGTCCTCACCCATCGGGCACGACGCGTTCCTGCTCACCCATCCGGGACTGGAGAAGTGGATCAGCGAGCTCCTCGCCGTCTAA
- a CDS encoding polyprenyl synthetase family protein, whose amino-acid sequence MTSADSPDVDAVPHDLDERLVARVAEITRDELAERRRELSAISPETAELPARLLDYLDGGKLLRPRFCFWGGVAALGQEPTEAQIDALARYGAAIELVQAAALMHDDVIDHSPVRRGRPALHVQAGRCHRDAGLAGSADDYGIAVAIVLGDLALSWAEQIAAGIAGEPDAVAAARREFDALRTEVMSGQFLDILQQAGGFSSAVDAEQAALSVIRWKTVPYTVLRPVRIGAALMGASEDALETLSGWAIEVGTAFQLRDDLLSVVGDQRETGKPIGGDIVEGKRTVLLARTEAATGVEGRALLTEVVGRAGSSAEQIAAVHDLMVSTGAVESVVREVRQRAEHGRDLLANASMLGGTGRTGLGALAATATDVESFTA is encoded by the coding sequence ATGACCTCCGCTGACTCCCCTGACGTCGACGCCGTGCCGCATGACCTCGATGAGCGGCTGGTCGCCCGGGTCGCAGAGATCACCCGCGACGAGCTCGCGGAGCGCCGCCGCGAGCTGTCGGCGATCTCCCCCGAGACCGCGGAGCTGCCCGCCCGGTTGCTCGACTACCTCGACGGCGGCAAGCTGCTGCGCCCCCGCTTCTGCTTCTGGGGAGGGGTCGCGGCTCTCGGCCAGGAGCCCACGGAGGCCCAGATCGACGCCCTGGCCCGCTACGGTGCAGCGATCGAGCTGGTCCAGGCGGCGGCGCTGATGCACGACGACGTCATCGACCACTCCCCCGTCCGCCGCGGCCGGCCGGCGCTCCACGTCCAGGCGGGTCGGTGCCACCGCGACGCCGGGCTCGCCGGCTCCGCGGACGACTACGGGATCGCGGTCGCGATCGTGCTCGGTGACCTGGCGCTGAGCTGGGCGGAGCAGATCGCCGCCGGCATCGCCGGCGAGCCCGACGCCGTCGCCGCGGCCCGCCGCGAGTTCGACGCCCTGCGCACCGAGGTGATGTCGGGCCAGTTCCTGGACATCCTGCAGCAGGCGGGGGGCTTCTCCTCCGCCGTCGACGCGGAACAGGCCGCACTCTCCGTGATCCGGTGGAAGACGGTCCCGTACACCGTGCTGCGGCCGGTGCGCATCGGCGCCGCGCTGATGGGTGCCTCCGAGGACGCGCTGGAGACGCTCTCGGGCTGGGCCATCGAGGTCGGCACCGCCTTCCAGCTGCGCGATGACCTGCTGAGCGTGGTCGGCGACCAGCGCGAGACCGGCAAGCCGATCGGCGGCGACATCGTCGAGGGCAAGCGCACGGTGCTGCTGGCGCGCACCGAGGCGGCGACAGGGGTGGAGGGCCGGGCCCTGCTGACCGAGGTCGTCGGCCGCGCCGGGAGCTCCGCGGAGCAGATCGCGGCGGTGCACGACCTGATGGTCTCCACCGGGGCGGTGGAGTCGGTGGTGCGAGAGGTCCGACAGCGGGCGGAGCACGGCCGCGACCTGCTCGCGAACGCGTCGATGCTGGGAGGGACCGGCCGCACCGGCCTCGGAGCGCTCGCCGCGACGGCCACCGATGTGGAGTCCTTCACCGCCTGA
- a CDS encoding Rv2175c family DNA-binding protein has translation MDDLDDLIPEWLPLPDVAERLDVEVSRVRRLIEEGQLIALRRGSPVVRRVPALMVTEDGLIPHLAGTITILRDGGFSDEELLAWLFTEDESLPGRPIDQLRSGQRGEVRRRALALAL, from the coding sequence GTGGACGATCTCGATGACCTCATCCCCGAATGGCTCCCTCTGCCCGACGTCGCCGAACGGCTGGACGTGGAGGTCTCACGCGTCCGACGCCTGATCGAGGAGGGGCAGCTGATCGCGCTGCGCCGCGGGAGCCCCGTGGTGCGCAGGGTGCCCGCCCTGATGGTCACCGAGGACGGGCTCATCCCGCACCTGGCCGGCACCATCACGATCCTCCGCGACGGGGGTTTCTCCGACGAGGAGCTGCTGGCCTGGCTGTTCACCGAGGACGAGAGCCTGCCGGGTCGCCCCATCGACCAGCTCCGCAGCGGTCAGCGCGGCGAGGTGCGCCGACGCGCGCTCGCCCTCGCGCTCTGA
- the pknB gene encoding Stk1 family PASTA domain-containing Ser/Thr kinase, with protein sequence MSAATSTSPGISQLLDDRYRVEELIARGGMATVHRGHDERLDRVVALKIMHPHLAMDEDFRRRFGREARSAARLAHRNVVGVFDQGEDEDRIYLAMELIEGETLRARIVAQERLTLRDSLDVTTQVLQALVAAHEAGIVHRDIKPENILIDQDDLVKVADFGLARATGSSNSSASAALLGTVAYISPELVTRGHADERSDLYSLGIVLFEMLTGRQPFLGEQPVHIAFQHVHEDIPAPSSLVSGIPRELDSLVTWSAARQVEQRPATAADLLRAVQELAATLPAAVLDSRPLTRESSSTADVPQLTTSLQEVASALDHGPRTFPADLLAPGEDAEQPPTAAEDPQAADGTEQASAEQEDTEDESDQRIVVLRAPRTPRGRHLPPGTRRRSRPMAMLATLSLLLALAFGAWAGGDWYLNTGPGADRTVPLVIGTPLADAEAALTAADLSVSTEEQFDDTVPAGHVISASPSTGSAVKKGADVQVVVSKGEQTFPVPQLVGLDLDTARTEVGALGLDLVEDAPEYSETVPEGEVISQTASADALPAGGEVHVVLSQGRQPLSVPDQRGRGGEAARTALEDAGFEVTSGQAHSGSVPRGAVISQSPASGTLFRGESVHIVTSLGPEMVTVPDVFRTPEAEAKAALEQAGFAVEVVHDKGEPVFGLVYEQSAAAGAELEKGSTITLKVF encoded by the coding sequence GTGAGCGCGGCGACGTCGACCTCCCCCGGCATCAGCCAGCTCCTCGACGACCGCTACCGGGTCGAGGAGCTGATCGCGCGCGGCGGAATGGCGACCGTCCATCGCGGCCATGACGAACGGCTCGACCGCGTGGTGGCCCTGAAGATCATGCACCCCCATCTGGCGATGGACGAGGACTTCCGACGTCGTTTCGGGCGGGAGGCCCGCTCCGCCGCTCGCCTGGCCCATCGCAATGTGGTCGGCGTGTTCGACCAGGGCGAGGACGAGGACCGCATCTACCTCGCGATGGAGCTGATCGAGGGTGAGACGCTGCGGGCCCGCATCGTCGCCCAGGAGCGGCTCACGCTCCGCGACAGCCTCGATGTCACCACCCAGGTGCTGCAGGCCCTGGTGGCCGCGCATGAGGCCGGCATCGTCCATCGCGACATCAAACCCGAGAACATCCTCATCGACCAGGACGACCTGGTGAAGGTCGCGGACTTCGGCCTGGCCCGCGCCACCGGATCGAGCAACTCCTCGGCCAGCGCGGCGCTGCTGGGAACGGTCGCCTACATCAGCCCCGAGCTGGTCACCCGCGGCCATGCCGATGAGCGCAGCGATCTGTACTCCCTCGGGATCGTGCTGTTCGAGATGCTCACCGGGCGCCAGCCCTTCCTGGGCGAGCAGCCGGTCCATATCGCGTTCCAGCACGTCCATGAGGACATCCCGGCGCCCTCCTCCCTCGTCTCCGGCATCCCTCGCGAACTCGACTCCCTGGTCACCTGGTCCGCGGCGCGGCAGGTCGAGCAGCGTCCGGCGACCGCGGCGGATCTGCTGCGAGCGGTGCAGGAGCTCGCCGCGACCCTCCCGGCCGCGGTGCTCGACTCCCGGCCGCTGACGCGGGAGTCGAGCAGCACCGCCGACGTCCCGCAGCTGACGACCTCGCTTCAGGAGGTCGCCTCTGCGCTCGACCACGGCCCGCGCACGTTCCCCGCCGACCTGCTCGCTCCGGGCGAGGACGCCGAGCAGCCTCCCACCGCTGCCGAGGACCCGCAGGCGGCGGACGGCACGGAGCAGGCTTCCGCCGAGCAGGAGGACACCGAGGACGAGAGCGATCAGCGGATCGTGGTGCTGCGCGCCCCGCGCACACCCCGGGGGCGCCATCTCCCGCCCGGGACCCGCCGACGCTCCCGGCCGATGGCGATGCTCGCGACGCTGAGCCTGCTGCTCGCGCTCGCGTTCGGGGCATGGGCCGGAGGTGACTGGTACCTGAACACCGGGCCCGGTGCCGACAGGACCGTCCCCCTGGTCATCGGCACGCCGCTCGCTGATGCCGAGGCCGCCCTCACCGCCGCCGATCTGTCGGTCAGCACCGAGGAGCAGTTCGACGACACCGTCCCCGCGGGCCATGTCATCTCCGCCTCCCCCTCCACCGGCAGCGCCGTCAAGAAGGGTGCCGACGTCCAGGTGGTGGTCTCCAAGGGCGAGCAGACCTTCCCCGTCCCCCAGCTGGTCGGGCTCGACCTCGACACCGCCCGCACCGAGGTGGGAGCGCTCGGCCTGGACCTCGTGGAGGATGCCCCGGAATACTCCGAGACCGTGCCGGAGGGCGAGGTCATCTCCCAGACCGCCTCGGCCGACGCGCTGCCCGCCGGTGGCGAGGTGCACGTGGTGCTCTCCCAGGGACGCCAGCCGCTCTCGGTGCCCGATCAGCGCGGACGCGGCGGTGAGGCCGCCCGCACCGCTCTCGAGGACGCCGGATTCGAGGTCACCAGTGGGCAGGCGCACTCCGGCAGCGTGCCGCGCGGCGCGGTCATCTCCCAGTCCCCCGCCTCCGGAACGCTGTTCCGCGGCGAGAGCGTGCACATCGTCACCTCGCTCGGTCCGGAGATGGTGACGGTGCCCGACGTGTTCCGCACCCCCGAGGCCGAGGCGAAGGCCGCGCTCGAGCAGGCAGGCTTCGCGGTCGAGGTCGTGCACGACAAGGGGGAGCCGGTGTTCGGGCTGGTCTACGAGCAGTCGGCGGCCGCGGGGGCGGAGCTCGAGAAGGGCTCGACCATCACCCTCAAGGTCTTCTGA
- a CDS encoding class II 3-deoxy-7-phosphoheptulonate synthase, producing the protein MTPFSSDAPARAHAFTLSSADDGLAALGAWREYPRVQQPVWPDEAAREKVFGDLRAAPPLVFAGEVDVLRDRIAAAARGEAFLLAGGDCAETFADSTADRIRNKIRTILQMSAVLTYGASLPVVKMGRMAGQFAKPRSADEETRDGQTLPTYRGDAVNEFDFTPESRIPDPARLWKTYTTSATTLNLLRAFTGGGFADLREVHSWNRGFTSGAGYDRYEELAGQIDKAVRFMDAIGADFDALKVVEFYASHEALLLDYEEALSRIDSRTGEIYGCSGHFLWVGERTRQLDGAHVDFMARLRNPIGVKLGPTATVDDALRLIDRLDPEREPGRLTFITRMGAGTIRDRLPALVEGVRDSGAQVAWVTDPMHGNTITSSNGYKTRRFEDILDEVVGFFEVHQALGTVPAGLHMELTGDDVTEVLGGSGEIDEEGLTRRYETLVDPRLNHQQSLELAFLVAEMLSRR; encoded by the coding sequence GTGACTCCCTTCAGCTCTGATGCTCCCGCTCGCGCCCACGCCTTCACCCTGTCCTCGGCCGACGACGGCCTGGCGGCCCTCGGCGCCTGGCGCGAGTATCCGCGGGTGCAGCAGCCGGTGTGGCCCGACGAGGCGGCGCGCGAGAAGGTCTTCGGCGACCTGCGCGCCGCCCCGCCCCTGGTGTTCGCCGGCGAGGTCGACGTGCTGCGTGACCGCATCGCCGCCGCCGCCCGGGGCGAGGCCTTCCTGCTCGCCGGGGGCGACTGTGCGGAGACCTTCGCGGACTCCACCGCCGATCGGATCCGGAACAAGATCCGCACGATCCTGCAGATGTCGGCCGTCCTCACCTACGGGGCCTCGCTGCCGGTGGTGAAGATGGGCCGCATGGCGGGACAGTTCGCCAAGCCCCGTTCGGCCGATGAGGAGACCCGTGACGGGCAGACCCTGCCCACCTACCGCGGAGATGCGGTCAACGAGTTCGACTTCACGCCCGAGTCGCGGATCCCGGACCCCGCCCGACTGTGGAAGACCTACACCACCAGCGCCACGACCCTGAACCTCCTGCGCGCGTTCACCGGCGGCGGCTTCGCCGATCTGCGCGAGGTCCACTCCTGGAACCGCGGATTCACCTCCGGCGCCGGGTACGACCGCTACGAGGAGCTGGCCGGCCAGATCGACAAGGCCGTGCGCTTCATGGACGCCATCGGCGCGGACTTCGATGCCCTGAAGGTCGTGGAGTTCTATGCCTCCCACGAGGCTCTGCTGCTGGACTACGAGGAGGCGCTGTCCCGCATCGACTCCCGCACGGGCGAGATCTACGGCTGCTCCGGCCACTTCCTGTGGGTCGGGGAGCGCACCCGGCAGCTCGACGGCGCGCACGTGGACTTCATGGCCCGCCTGCGGAACCCGATCGGGGTCAAGCTCGGGCCGACGGCCACGGTCGACGACGCTCTGCGCCTGATCGACCGGCTCGATCCGGAGCGCGAGCCGGGCCGCCTGACCTTCATCACCCGCATGGGTGCCGGCACGATCCGCGATCGACTCCCGGCGCTGGTCGAGGGCGTGCGGGACTCCGGCGCGCAGGTGGCCTGGGTGACCGATCCGATGCACGGCAACACCATCACCTCCTCCAACGGGTACAAGACGCGTCGCTTCGAGGACATCCTCGACGAGGTGGTCGGTTTCTTCGAGGTGCACCAGGCGCTGGGGACCGTCCCCGCCGGTCTGCATATGGAGCTCACCGGCGATGACGTCACCGAGGTGCTCGGCGGCAGCGGCGAGATCGACGAGGAGGGGCTCACCCGCCGCTACGAGACCCTCGTGGATCCGCGGCTGAACCACCAGCAGTCCCTGGAACTGGCCTTCCTGGTCGCCGAGATGCTCTCGCGTCGCTGA
- a CDS encoding lysophospholipid acyltransferase family protein, translating to MLYEIAKPVVMAVVRVVWNPTISGSAHIPDRGPVILASNHQAYSDTVFLPGQVRRSVNFLGKSDIFEGRSPVHRLVAAVMRGIRVMPVDRSGGNASRSAIEAGLAVLERGEVLGIYPEGTRSPDGRLHRGKTGVARFALASGAPVVPVAMLGAHEAQRGRRWFPRRRPRIHALVGPPVDVQSVLAECAGAEEARILRAVTDAVMDSIHALSGQERVEEYASVMKQRLRAAEGRSPGSAEPDSAV from the coding sequence GTGCTGTACGAGATCGCCAAGCCCGTCGTCATGGCGGTGGTGAGGGTGGTGTGGAACCCCACGATCAGCGGGTCCGCGCACATTCCCGACCGGGGACCGGTGATCCTGGCGTCCAACCATCAGGCGTACTCGGACACGGTCTTCCTGCCCGGGCAGGTGCGGCGCAGTGTGAACTTCCTGGGGAAGTCGGACATCTTCGAGGGGCGCTCGCCGGTGCACCGCCTGGTCGCCGCGGTGATGCGCGGCATCCGGGTGATGCCCGTGGACCGCAGCGGCGGCAACGCCTCCCGCTCCGCGATCGAGGCCGGGCTCGCCGTGCTCGAGCGCGGCGAGGTGCTGGGAATCTATCCCGAGGGGACGCGCAGCCCCGATGGCCGGCTGCATCGCGGGAAGACGGGCGTGGCGCGCTTCGCCCTCGCCTCCGGGGCACCGGTCGTGCCGGTCGCGATGCTCGGCGCGCACGAGGCACAGCGCGGACGGCGCTGGTTCCCGCGGCGTCGGCCGCGCATCCACGCCCTCGTCGGACCACCGGTGGATGTGCAGTCGGTCCTGGCGGAGTGCGCGGGCGCCGAGGAGGCGAGGATCCTGCGGGCGGTCACCGACGCGGTGATGGACAGCATCCACGCCCTGTCCGGCCAGGAGCGGGTGGAGGAGTACGCGAGCGTCATGAAGCAGCGGCTGCGCGCCGCGGAGGGCCGGTCGCCGGGCTCGGCGGAGCCCGACTCCGCGGTGTGA
- a CDS encoding alpha/beta hydrolase yields the protein MAFSELSRPWRAPGHPNPRGGLLLCHGFTGSPQSMRPWAEDHAARGWAVDLPLLPGHATTERELAATSWRDWYRGVREAALTLSQERGPIAVGGLSMGGALALALAEDPQLRGRLAAVVAVNPGMTLPAAANVAELIAPVVRTLPGIGSDVARSGVHEEAYRRLPVPAVAQLRRLFRRTRRELGAVEVPVLLATSRVDHTVPPTDSDIVAAGVRGPVERLSLTRSFHLATLDHDAELLFEASARFLDQHVPAPGGR from the coding sequence ATGGCGTTCAGTGAACTCTCCCGCCCCTGGCGCGCGCCCGGACACCCTAACCCGCGCGGCGGGCTGCTCCTGTGCCACGGGTTCACCGGTTCGCCGCAATCGATGCGGCCCTGGGCCGAGGACCATGCCGCTCGCGGATGGGCGGTCGACCTGCCGCTCCTGCCCGGGCACGCCACCACGGAGCGGGAGCTCGCCGCGACCTCCTGGCGGGACTGGTACCGGGGCGTGCGCGAGGCAGCGCTCACCCTGTCCCAGGAGCGGGGCCCGATCGCGGTGGGCGGTCTGTCGATGGGCGGCGCGCTCGCCCTCGCGCTCGCCGAGGACCCGCAGCTGCGCGGCCGCCTCGCCGCCGTGGTCGCCGTGAATCCGGGGATGACCCTGCCTGCGGCGGCGAACGTGGCGGAGCTGATCGCACCGGTGGTGCGCACCCTGCCGGGGATCGGCTCGGACGTCGCGCGGAGCGGAGTCCATGAAGAGGCCTACCGGCGCCTTCCGGTGCCGGCGGTCGCGCAGCTGCGCCGGCTGTTCCGGCGCACGCGCCGGGAGCTCGGCGCGGTGGAGGTGCCGGTGCTGCTGGCCACCTCGCGCGTCGACCACACCGTCCCGCCCACGGACAGCGACATCGTCGCCGCCGGGGTGCGCGGCCCCGTGGAGCGGCTGTCCCTGACCCGCAGCTTCCATCTGGCGACGCTGGACCATGACGCCGAGCTGCTGTTCGAGGCCTCCGCACGCTTCCTCGACCAGCACGTCCCGGCACCGGGAGGTCGCTGA
- a CDS encoding ROK family glucokinase, with the protein MLSIGVDIGGTKIAAGVVDESGEIITATTRSTPATDAALIEAAVADAVAELQKDHAVVGVGVGAAGFVGADRRTVNFAANLAWRQHPLAEELERLTGLPVVVENDANAAGWAEYRFGAATEAAHMLMVTVGTGLGGAIVLDGQLVRGSAGFAGEIAHVTAVPDGQWCGCGRRGCLEQYTAGTALVRTAKRRAGAGDALMSPLLQAAGGDKREIDGPLITRLAQQGDPGSQELIAEIGTWLGTGLASIASLLDPDVFVVGGGVAAAGDLLLEPARAAYAKNLTARSHRPLAPFVVAGMGNRAGIVGAADLAR; encoded by the coding sequence ATGCTCTCCATCGGAGTGGACATCGGCGGGACCAAGATCGCGGCCGGGGTGGTGGACGAATCGGGGGAGATCATCACCGCGACCACCCGCAGCACGCCCGCGACCGACGCCGCCCTGATCGAGGCCGCCGTGGCGGACGCGGTCGCCGAACTGCAGAAGGACCACGCCGTCGTCGGGGTCGGGGTGGGCGCCGCCGGTTTCGTGGGTGCCGACCGACGCACCGTGAACTTCGCGGCGAACCTCGCCTGGCGCCAGCATCCGCTGGCCGAGGAGCTGGAGCGCCTCACCGGCCTCCCGGTCGTGGTCGAGAACGACGCGAACGCGGCCGGCTGGGCCGAATACCGCTTCGGGGCCGCGACCGAGGCCGCCCACATGCTCATGGTGACCGTGGGCACCGGGCTGGGAGGGGCCATCGTCCTGGACGGTCAGCTGGTGCGCGGCAGTGCCGGGTTCGCGGGGGAGATCGCACATGTGACCGCGGTCCCGGACGGCCAATGGTGCGGCTGCGGCCGGCGCGGCTGCCTCGAGCAGTACACCGCCGGCACCGCCCTGGTGCGCACCGCGAAGCGGCGGGCCGGGGCGGGCGATGCGCTGATGAGCCCGCTGCTGCAGGCAGCAGGCGGGGACAAGCGGGAGATCGACGGCCCGCTGATCACCCGGCTCGCCCAGCAGGGAGATCCCGGATCGCAGGAGCTGATCGCGGAGATCGGCACCTGGCTGGGGACGGGCCTGGCATCGATCGCGTCCCTGCTGGACCCGGACGTGTTCGTCGTCGGCGGCGGGGTCGCCGCCGCCGGGGACCTGCTGCTCGAGCCGGCCCGTGCGGCCTACGCCAAGAATCTCACGGCGCGCTCGCACCGGCCGCTGGCACCGTTCGTCGTGGCGGGCATGGGCAACCGGGCCGGGATCGTCGGCGCCGCGGATCTCGCCCGCTGA
- a CDS encoding AMP-dependent synthetase/ligase, producing MKQFTSPPQHESRPDENTTDLLLGRLRTNPSVPIFELAQDDGTYRPVSTADFIEEVKQIAKGLIATGIESGDVVAILSRTRYEWALMDWAVWWAGGISVPVYETSSPSQIQWIVSDSAAKYVLVESTRHQEDVESVRGELPELAHIGVLDDGVLAALATRGAEVSDEDLEARRTSRRLDDIATIIFTSGTTGRPKGAELTHSNFVDTTRSALNLLGEQVLPPGSRLLMFLPLAHVFARLISVLAASWPITTAFTSDTKNLLQDLSAFEPTFLLAVPRVFEKVYNSAEAKAIAGGKGKIFAAASDTATAYSIALSAGTVPFLLRAKHALFDKLVYGKLRDAMGGQVQWAVSGGAPLGARLAHFFRGIGVTILEGYGLTETTAPICVNLPWDVRPGTVGPPLPGSTVAIDDSGEILVKGVMVFAGYHNNPEATAESLQDGWFRTGDLGALDEDGNLTITGRSKEVIVTAAGKNVSPAQLEDQLRFHPLVSQCVVIGDQKPFVAAILTLDAEMLSTWLANNGLPEMTVAEAAKDEQVRAELQTVVDRANQTVSRAESIRAFEVIDSDFTEENGYLTPSLKLKRNVVVKDLAPIIETIYSREKPTR from the coding sequence ATGAAGCAGTTCACCTCGCCGCCGCAGCACGAGAGCCGCCCTGACGAGAACACGACCGACCTCCTGCTCGGCAGGCTCCGCACCAACCCGTCGGTCCCCATCTTCGAGCTCGCCCAGGACGACGGGACCTACCGACCCGTGAGCACCGCTGACTTCATCGAGGAGGTCAAGCAGATCGCGAAGGGGCTGATCGCCACGGGAATCGAGTCCGGTGATGTGGTCGCGATCCTCTCCCGCACCCGCTACGAGTGGGCGCTCATGGACTGGGCGGTGTGGTGGGCAGGCGGGATCAGCGTCCCGGTCTACGAGACCTCCTCCCCCAGCCAGATCCAGTGGATCGTCTCCGACTCCGCGGCGAAGTACGTGCTCGTCGAGTCGACCCGGCACCAGGAGGACGTGGAGTCCGTCCGCGGCGAGCTCCCCGAGCTCGCGCACATCGGCGTGCTGGACGACGGCGTCCTCGCAGCCCTGGCGACGCGCGGCGCCGAGGTGAGCGACGAGGACCTCGAGGCGCGACGCACCAGCCGGCGGCTGGACGACATCGCCACGATCATCTTCACCTCCGGGACCACCGGCCGGCCCAAGGGCGCGGAGCTCACCCACTCGAACTTCGTGGACACCACCCGCAGCGCACTGAACCTGCTGGGTGAGCAGGTGCTCCCCCCGGGCAGCCGCCTGCTGATGTTCCTGCCGCTGGCTCACGTGTTCGCCCGCCTGATCTCCGTGCTCGCCGCCTCCTGGCCGATCACCACCGCGTTCACCTCCGATACCAAGAACCTGCTGCAGGATCTCTCCGCGTTCGAACCGACGTTCCTGCTCGCAGTGCCGCGAGTCTTCGAGAAGGTGTACAACAGCGCCGAGGCCAAGGCCATCGCCGGGGGCAAGGGCAAGATCTTCGCCGCCGCCTCCGACACCGCGACCGCCTACTCGATCGCGCTCTCCGCGGGCACGGTCCCGTTCCTGCTCAGGGCGAAGCACGCCCTGTTCGACAAGCTGGTCTACGGCAAGCTCCGGGACGCGATGGGCGGCCAGGTCCAGTGGGCGGTCTCCGGCGGTGCACCTCTCGGCGCACGCCTGGCCCACTTCTTCCGCGGCATCGGCGTGACGATCCTCGAGGGCTACGGGCTCACCGAGACCACGGCGCCGATCTGCGTGAACCTTCCCTGGGACGTACGACCCGGCACGGTCGGGCCGCCGCTGCCGGGCAGCACCGTCGCGATCGACGACAGCGGCGAGATCCTGGTCAAGGGCGTGATGGTCTTCGCCGGCTATCACAACAACCCCGAGGCCACCGCCGAATCGCTCCAGGACGGCTGGTTCCGCACCGGGGATCTGGGGGCGCTCGACGAGGACGGCAACCTCACCATCACGGGCCGCTCCAAGGAGGTCATCGTCACCGCCGCCGGGAAGAACGTCTCCCCGGCCCAGCTCGAGGACCAGCTCCGCTTCCACCCGCTGGTCAGCCAGTGCGTGGTGATCGGCGACCAGAAGCCCTTCGTCGCGGCGATCCTCACCCTGGACGCGGAGATGCTGAGCACCTGGCTGGCGAACAACGGGCTGCCCGAGATGACGGTCGCCGAGGCCGCGAAGGACGAGCAGGTGCGTGCGGAGCTGCAGACGGTGGTGGACCGGGCGAACCAGACCGTCTCCCGGGCGGAGTCCATCCGTGCCTTCGAGGTCATCGATTCGGACTTCACCGAGGAGAACGGCTACCTCACCCCCTCGCTGAAGCTGAAGCGCAACGTCGTGGTCAAGGACCTCGCGCCGATCATCGAGACCATCTACTCGCGCGAGAAGCCGACGCGCTGA